The following proteins come from a genomic window of Achromobacter sp. AONIH1:
- a CDS encoding LysR family transcriptional regulator encodes MTPDQLLTFACVADTGNISRAAQTLHLSQPAVSGQLRMLQEWFGEPLYRRSGHGIALTEAGERLAEQARQLRQVYRQAQAVRESWRGLETGVLRLGASTTPASYLLPRLVAEFRQAFPAVSLHLSDGNTREIVERLPVLDLAFIEGDVPAGLPADTAVHAWRQDEVVAIVRADHALSGKGAVTLRDLAASPLVMREPGSGVRRLVERAFADAGLTPSVGLELAGVEGVKQAVRAGLGVGFVSVMSMRHEDGALAALRLLPRPLTRTLSILVPHADAAARAAGRFLAMCMAIGPADGA; translated from the coding sequence ATGACCCCAGACCAGCTGCTCACCTTCGCCTGTGTGGCCGACACCGGCAACATCAGTCGCGCGGCGCAGACGCTGCACCTGTCGCAGCCGGCGGTGTCGGGCCAGTTGCGCATGCTGCAGGAGTGGTTCGGCGAGCCGCTATACCGCCGCAGCGGCCATGGCATCGCGCTGACCGAGGCCGGCGAGCGACTGGCCGAGCAGGCCCGCCAATTGCGCCAGGTGTACCGGCAGGCGCAGGCCGTGCGCGAATCCTGGCGCGGGCTGGAGACGGGCGTGCTGCGCCTGGGCGCCAGCACCACGCCGGCCAGCTACCTGCTGCCGCGACTGGTGGCCGAATTCCGGCAGGCGTTTCCGGCCGTGAGCCTGCACTTGTCGGATGGCAACACGCGCGAAATCGTCGAGCGGCTGCCCGTTCTGGACCTGGCTTTCATCGAGGGCGACGTGCCCGCCGGACTGCCGGCAGACACGGCCGTGCATGCCTGGCGCCAGGATGAAGTGGTGGCGATCGTGCGCGCCGACCATGCGTTGTCGGGCAAGGGCGCCGTGACCCTGCGCGACCTGGCCGCGTCGCCGCTGGTCATGCGCGAACCGGGTTCGGGGGTGCGGCGGCTGGTCGAGCGCGCTTTCGCCGATGCCGGCCTTACGCCGTCGGTGGGGTTGGAACTGGCGGGCGTGGAAGGGGTGAAGCAGGCGGTGCGCGCCGGATTGGGCGTGGGCTTCGTGTCGGTGATGTCGATGCGGCACGAGGACGGCGCGCTGGCCGCGTTGCGGCTGCTGCCCCGGCCGTTGACCCGCACGCTGAGCATCCTGGTGCCGCACGCGGATGCCGCGGCACGTGCCGCCGGGCGCTTCCTGGCGATGTGCATGGCGATCGGGCCGGCGGACGGCGCCTAG
- a CDS encoding M20 aminoacylase family protein has translation MKLLEPIVAWHNDIAGIRRDIHAHPELAFEEFRTADVVAAKLEEWGIEIDRGLGGTGVVGIIRGKLPGERAVGLRADMDALPMQEANTFAHASQHEGKMHACGHDGHTAMLLAAARYLSQHRDFAGTVYVIFQPAEEGGGGAKRMIDDGLFTRFPMEAVFGMHNWPGMPPGKFGLTPGPIMASSNEFSIVIKGKGTHAGMPNLGIDPVMAAVQMAQSLQTIITRNRNPLDAAVLSITQIHAGSADNVVPNHAELRGTVRTFTLDVLDLIERRMEEIARHTCAAMDCEVEFKFQRNYPPTINHPDEAAFCAEVLRGIVGEDMVDDHVQPTMGAEDFAFMLQELPGCYVWIGNGMGEHRAHGHGLGPCMLHNGSYDFNDELLPLGGTYWVQLALQRLAKPQA, from the coding sequence ATGAAACTGCTCGAACCCATCGTCGCCTGGCACAACGATATCGCCGGCATCCGGCGCGACATCCACGCGCATCCCGAACTGGCTTTTGAAGAGTTCCGCACCGCCGACGTCGTCGCGGCCAAGCTTGAGGAATGGGGCATCGAGATCGATCGCGGCCTGGGCGGCACCGGCGTGGTCGGCATCATCCGCGGCAAGCTCCCCGGCGAGCGCGCGGTCGGCCTGCGCGCCGACATGGACGCGCTGCCCATGCAGGAAGCGAACACCTTCGCCCACGCCAGCCAGCACGAAGGCAAGATGCACGCCTGCGGCCACGACGGCCACACGGCCATGCTGCTGGCCGCGGCCCGCTACCTGTCGCAGCACCGCGATTTCGCCGGCACGGTCTACGTGATCTTCCAGCCGGCCGAGGAAGGCGGCGGCGGCGCCAAGCGCATGATCGACGACGGGCTGTTCACGCGCTTCCCGATGGAAGCCGTGTTCGGCATGCACAACTGGCCCGGCATGCCGCCCGGCAAGTTCGGCCTGACGCCCGGCCCCATCATGGCGTCCAGCAACGAGTTCTCGATCGTCATCAAGGGCAAGGGCACGCACGCCGGCATGCCCAACCTGGGCATCGACCCGGTCATGGCGGCGGTGCAGATGGCGCAATCGCTGCAGACCATCATCACGCGCAACCGCAACCCGCTCGACGCCGCGGTGCTGAGCATCACCCAGATTCACGCCGGCAGCGCCGACAATGTGGTGCCCAACCACGCCGAGCTGCGCGGCACGGTGCGCACCTTCACGCTGGACGTGCTGGATCTGATCGAACGCCGTATGGAAGAGATCGCCCGCCACACCTGCGCGGCGATGGACTGCGAAGTGGAATTCAAGTTCCAGCGCAACTACCCGCCCACCATCAACCATCCCGACGAAGCCGCCTTCTGCGCCGAGGTGCTGCGCGGCATCGTCGGCGAGGACATGGTCGACGACCACGTCCAGCCCACCATGGGCGCCGAGGACTTCGCCTTCATGCTGCAGGAACTGCCCGGCTGCTACGTCTGGATCGGCAACGGCATGGGCGAGCATCGCGCCCACGGCCACGGACTGGGGCCGTGCATGCTGCACAACGGCAGCTACGACTTCAACGACGAACTGCTGCCGCTGGGCGGCACCTATTGGGTCCAGCTGGCGCTGCAGCGCCTGGCCAAGCCGCAGGCCTGA
- a CDS encoding AMP-binding protein, with product MARPWLAHYPQGVPQEISTEGYASLVDLLDRACQRHAARTACTAMGTDISYAQLDAHARAFAAWLQSLNLPKGSRVALMMPNVPAYLVSMLGALRAGHIVVNVNPLYTAEELQRQLLDSGASVIVILENFARTLQNVRARGELKHIVVTGPGDLLGGLKAPLVNFVARYIKKIVPAWQIDGARMLPAVLADGARRPFTPPALSMDDVAVLQYTGGTTGVPKGAMLSHRNLTANVLQTEAVAQPVIHDLADRQLTILSALPLYHVFAMTVCGLYGLHAGMRNVLIINPRDQPSLINAWRKVPINLFPGVNTLFNALAHNEDFAKLDFSVLRLTLGGGMAVQQAVAERWLKITGRPLIEGYGLSETSPVATVNPTDATAYSGSIGLPLPSTDVAILDDAGNEVPLGERGEVGIRGPQVMLGYWRKPEETRQSMTADGYFRTGDIGIMDEQGYTRIVDRKKDMIAVSGFKVYPNEVEAAVAQHPGVLECAAIGVPDEHSGEAVKVFVVKKDPSLTEEQVQQWCKDKLTGYKRPRYVEFRDELPKSNVGKILRRELRPDVEAAARPAA from the coding sequence ATGGCTCGTCCGTGGCTCGCGCACTATCCGCAAGGTGTTCCCCAAGAGATTTCCACCGAGGGCTATGCCTCGCTGGTCGATTTGCTGGACAGGGCCTGCCAGCGCCATGCGGCCCGAACCGCCTGCACGGCGATGGGCACCGACATCAGCTACGCCCAGCTCGACGCGCATGCCCGCGCCTTCGCCGCGTGGCTGCAGTCGTTGAACCTGCCCAAGGGGTCGCGCGTCGCGCTGATGATGCCCAACGTGCCGGCCTACCTGGTGAGCATGCTGGGCGCGCTGCGGGCCGGCCATATCGTCGTCAACGTCAATCCGCTGTACACGGCCGAAGAGCTGCAGCGCCAGCTGCTGGACAGCGGCGCCTCGGTCATCGTGATCCTGGAGAACTTCGCGCGCACGCTGCAGAACGTGCGCGCTCGCGGCGAGCTCAAGCACATCGTCGTGACCGGTCCCGGCGACCTGCTGGGCGGACTCAAGGCGCCGCTGGTCAACTTCGTGGCGCGCTATATCAAGAAGATCGTGCCGGCTTGGCAGATCGACGGCGCGCGCATGCTGCCGGCGGTCCTGGCCGACGGCGCGCGGCGGCCGTTCACGCCTCCGGCGCTGTCGATGGACGACGTGGCCGTGTTGCAATACACCGGCGGCACCACCGGCGTGCCCAAGGGCGCCATGCTGTCGCATCGCAACCTGACCGCCAATGTGCTGCAGACCGAGGCCGTGGCCCAGCCCGTGATCCACGACCTGGCGGACCGCCAGCTCACCATCCTGAGCGCGCTGCCGCTGTATCACGTGTTCGCGATGACGGTTTGCGGTCTTTACGGCCTGCATGCGGGCATGCGCAACGTGCTCATCATCAATCCGCGCGACCAGCCTTCGCTGATCAATGCCTGGCGCAAGGTGCCCATCAATCTGTTCCCCGGCGTCAATACGCTGTTTAACGCGCTGGCGCACAACGAGGACTTCGCCAAGCTGGACTTTTCCGTGCTGCGGCTGACGCTGGGCGGCGGCATGGCGGTGCAGCAGGCGGTGGCCGAGCGCTGGCTGAAGATCACCGGACGGCCCCTGATCGAAGGCTACGGCCTGTCCGAGACCTCGCCGGTGGCCACGGTGAATCCCACCGACGCCACCGCCTATTCCGGGTCCATCGGCCTGCCGCTGCCGTCCACCGACGTGGCCATCCTGGACGACGCGGGCAACGAGGTGCCGCTGGGCGAGCGCGGCGAGGTCGGCATCCGCGGGCCGCAGGTCATGCTGGGCTACTGGCGCAAGCCGGAAGAGACGCGCCAGTCCATGACGGCCGACGGCTACTTCCGCACCGGCGACATCGGCATCATGGACGAGCAGGGCTACACGCGCATCGTCGATCGCAAGAAGGACATGATCGCGGTGTCCGGTTTCAAGGTCTATCCGAACGAAGTCGAGGCTGCCGTGGCCCAGCATCCGGGCGTGCTGGAATGCGCGGCCATCGGCGTGCCGGACGAACACTCGGGCGAGGCCGTGAAGGTCTTCGTCGTGAAGAAGGATCCGTCGCTGACCGAGGAGCAGGTGCAGCAGTGGTGCAAGGACAAGCTCACGGGCTACAAGCGGCCGCGCTATGTGGAGTTCCGCGATGAGCTGCCCAAGAGCAACGTGGGCAAGATCCTGCGCCGCGAGCTGCGGCCCGACGTCGAGGCGGCGGCCAGGCCCGCGGCCTGA
- a CDS encoding inositol monophosphatase family protein, translated as MDTYDQPRSMGSPIDLCATIDAAVTAAHAGAAILQSYAHHRADLVIDRKARNDLVSQADREAEAAIIQELRARTPQFGIVAEETGGQAQGSATWYIDPLDGTTNFLHDIPHYAVSIALIAHAGASVSAGQPLAEDAPVVGVVYDPCREELFTAVYGLGAWLNGRRISCSRTQTLDDAVLATGFPFRDFSFAGQYMPMLHDAINRARGVRRMGAAALDLAWTACGRYDGYWEMGLAPWDVAAGTLLVRESGGMCSDMHKRDSWPIGGRVVAGNAAIGQALHEMIAPHLDKPD; from the coding sequence ATGGATACCTACGATCAGCCCCGCTCGATGGGTTCGCCCATAGACCTGTGCGCCACGATCGACGCGGCGGTCACCGCCGCGCACGCCGGCGCCGCCATCCTGCAATCCTACGCGCATCACCGCGCCGATCTCGTGATCGATCGCAAGGCGCGCAACGATCTGGTGTCACAGGCGGACCGCGAAGCCGAAGCCGCCATTATCCAGGAGCTGCGCGCGCGCACGCCGCAATTCGGCATCGTGGCCGAGGAAACCGGCGGACAGGCCCAAGGCAGCGCCACCTGGTACATCGACCCGCTGGATGGCACCACCAATTTCCTGCATGACATCCCCCACTACGCAGTTTCCATCGCATTGATCGCGCACGCCGGCGCATCGGTGTCTGCCGGCCAGCCGCTGGCCGAGGACGCGCCGGTGGTTGGCGTGGTCTACGACCCCTGCCGCGAAGAACTGTTCACCGCCGTCTACGGCCTGGGTGCATGGCTCAACGGCCGGCGCATCTCGTGCTCGCGCACGCAGACGCTGGATGACGCGGTGCTGGCCACCGGCTTCCCTTTCCGCGACTTTTCCTTCGCCGGGCAATACATGCCCATGCTGCATGACGCCATCAATCGCGCGCGCGGCGTGCGCCGCATGGGCGCGGCCGCGCTGGACCTGGCCTGGACGGCCTGCGGCCGCTATGACGGCTACTGGGAAATGGGGCTGGCGCCCTGGGATGTGGCCGCCGGCACGCTGCTGGTGCGCGAATCCGGCGGCATGTGCTCAGACATGCACAAGCGCGACTCCTGGCCGATCGGCGGCCGGGTCGTGGCGGGCAACGCCGCCATCGGCCAGGCCCTGCATGAAATGATCGCCCCGCACCTGGACAAGCCAGACTGA
- the mnmC gene encoding FAD-dependent 5-carboxymethylaminomethyl-2-thiouridine(34) oxidoreductase MnmC, which produces MSSSYVPLAPATVALDAEGRLYSPAYGDVYHSPAGALGQAEHVFLRGNGLPERWRGRDAFTVCETGFGLGLNFLALWRAWRDDPARSAALHVLAVEGHPFAPADLAALLARHAPGPLAGLARELAAQWPLPLPGLHRLEFDGGAVTLTLAFGEAQTVAPRLDACVDAYFLDGFAPGRNPRMWEPALLRELAAMAAPGATLATWACTGELRRALSESGFDARRETGYGGKWHMTVATARAEGARAAQARARIRPRGHAVVVGAGLAGAGIAQGLALRGWRVTVLDAARAGGVAAHAGHMAAALTPVVARDDNARARLSRAGSARALARWRDLPEGAAPRVCGTVQLERDEGRAAALAGTLETLAFPAEWVRQVDRDEAGALAGMPVARGGAYFAQGMLMQPGRLIETLLALPGVTVLPAQVARVHQDGGQWQALDAAGRELARADTMILANAAGARGVLDASGLLEPWLPRVAQMHALAGEVTLLPAAALEGGPRCIIGGEGYLLPDTGEGCVAGSTYVHGAEQALISAEGQQVTLGKAAGLLGAVGPAWNALTPGSLPGWAGWRAVLPGRLPAVGELAHAPGLWMAAGYASRGLSWSALMGDLIGARLMGEPSPLERDLAGLVTPR; this is translated from the coding sequence ATGTCTTCGTCCTATGTTCCCCTGGCGCCGGCGACGGTTGCCCTCGATGCCGAAGGCCGGCTCTACAGTCCGGCCTATGGCGACGTCTACCATTCGCCGGCGGGGGCGCTGGGCCAGGCCGAGCATGTATTCCTGCGGGGCAATGGCCTGCCGGAACGCTGGCGCGGCAGGGATGCCTTCACGGTCTGCGAGACCGGGTTCGGGCTGGGCCTGAATTTCCTGGCGCTGTGGCGGGCATGGCGCGACGACCCGGCGCGCAGCGCGGCGCTGCACGTGCTGGCGGTCGAAGGCCATCCCTTCGCTCCGGCGGATCTGGCCGCGCTGTTGGCGCGCCACGCGCCCGGGCCGCTGGCCGGCCTGGCGCGCGAGCTGGCGGCCCAATGGCCGCTGCCGCTGCCTGGCTTGCATCGGCTCGAATTCGACGGCGGGGCCGTCACGCTGACCTTGGCCTTTGGCGAGGCGCAAACGGTGGCGCCGCGTTTGGACGCCTGCGTGGATGCGTATTTCCTGGATGGTTTTGCGCCCGGGCGCAACCCGCGCATGTGGGAACCGGCGCTGCTGCGCGAACTGGCCGCCATGGCAGCGCCGGGCGCGACCCTGGCCACCTGGGCCTGCACCGGCGAGCTGCGTCGGGCATTGTCCGAATCCGGTTTCGACGCGCGCCGTGAAACCGGCTATGGCGGCAAGTGGCACATGACGGTCGCCACCGCCAGGGCAGAGGGCGCGCGGGCCGCGCAGGCGCGCGCCCGCATCCGGCCGCGCGGCCACGCCGTCGTGGTGGGCGCAGGCCTGGCCGGCGCCGGCATCGCGCAGGGGTTGGCGCTACGCGGTTGGCGCGTGACCGTGCTGGACGCCGCTCGTGCCGGTGGCGTGGCAGCGCATGCCGGTCACATGGCGGCGGCGCTGACGCCGGTGGTGGCGCGTGACGACAATGCGCGCGCCCGGCTGTCGCGCGCGGGCAGCGCGCGGGCGCTGGCGCGTTGGCGCGACTTGCCCGAGGGCGCCGCACCGCGCGTCTGCGGCACGGTGCAATTGGAGCGCGACGAAGGGCGCGCGGCGGCGCTGGCGGGCACCTTGGAAACGTTGGCGTTTCCCGCCGAGTGGGTGCGGCAGGTTGATCGCGATGAAGCCGGCGCGCTGGCCGGCATGCCGGTGGCGCGCGGCGGCGCGTATTTCGCGCAGGGCATGCTGATGCAGCCGGGCCGCCTGATCGAAACCCTGCTGGCCTTGCCCGGCGTGACGGTGCTGCCGGCGCAGGTCGCGCGCGTCCATCAGGATGGCGGGCAATGGCAGGCGCTGGACGCGGCGGGCCGGGAACTGGCGCGCGCGGACACGATGATCCTGGCCAACGCGGCCGGCGCCCGCGGTGTGTTGGACGCCAGCGGACTGCTGGAGCCCTGGCTGCCGCGCGTGGCGCAGATGCACGCGCTGGCCGGCGAGGTCACGCTGCTGCCCGCCGCGGCGCTGGAGGGCGGACCGCGTTGCATCATTGGCGGCGAGGGCTATCTGTTGCCCGATACCGGCGAGGGCTGCGTGGCCGGCAGCACCTATGTCCATGGCGCGGAACAGGCGCTGATCAGCGCAGAGGGGCAGCAGGTCACGTTGGGCAAGGCCGCCGGCTTGCTGGGCGCCGTCGGTCCGGCCTGGAATGCGCTGACGCCCGGCAGCCTGCCCGGTTGGGCGGGGTGGCGGGCGGTTCTGCCCGGCCGCCTGCCCGCCGTGGGGGAATTGGCCCATGCCCCGGGACTATGGATGGCCGCGGGCTATGCCTCGCGCGGCCTGTCCTGGTCCGCGCTCATGGGAGACCTGATCGGCGCCCGCCTGATGGGCGAACCTTCGCCGCTGGAGCGGGATCTGGCCGGATTGGTGACGCCTCGATGA
- a CDS encoding TIM-barrel domain-containing protein, protein MPPKFDFAHTTQLDTIELLTSRPSRIDFDAGDGLHLVVEAHAPGVFRLRFGEASLLNDDKPGARARAVAEMLLARQEAVGESTISPRDDGDGWRIAQGDVTLEVRSNPVRVALYRGETKVFESEVSAHTPAFGHNALDDTEAAAWTAGFTLGANERVYGLGETPGDLNRREESVVSDDPEHRALPLAWSPQGWGVYVNTMRRVEHAVGAAPAESAYVLTVDDAVLDLFLFAGEPGEILNQYTALTGRAGQPVLWAMGAWLQQASGEMPTQTVALLARMRENQIPVDAVTLAQPAAWGFLSDKTVFEWDAQRFPDAKQMLALFHKHNVHVAASGFPGVLKSSPLFEELEDRGWLLSKDDGSAQVFDGIPATSGQPYGLLDLTYRDIYNLWVERHRQLIEDGLDAPACDAQIAIPDGVNARNGETGAALRSMYPLLVRRALFDAVAGLKVPPEGVVPSSDLFPAAQRLPWQTGPQAENSWDGLRHTLRTALSIGASGVPVQVHGIGSASRDLAGMTPELYLRWLAMGVFSANFSFQGVNGLMPWDFGDEVLAHVRTWMQWRYRLVPYVLGAIEDSARTGLPVQRSMALSFPNDEHAHDWDLQYLLGPALLVAPITEPGKSVRVYLPKGDAWWDLNTGHRYEGGTTWTLECELGQFPVFGREGHMLCLGPAAQHTGEFNSARILDEVWMFGMPVHNPVVMRNKIRVMQMQGSSYIKGLEGLRISPSEGLEVKRRGAEVRISRAR, encoded by the coding sequence GTGCCGCCCAAGTTCGACTTTGCCCATACTACCCAGCTCGATACCATCGAGCTGTTGACGTCTCGCCCCAGTCGCATCGATTTCGACGCGGGCGATGGGTTGCATCTGGTAGTCGAGGCGCATGCGCCTGGAGTTTTCCGCCTGCGCTTCGGCGAGGCGAGTCTGCTCAATGATGACAAGCCGGGCGCGCGTGCGCGCGCCGTCGCGGAAATGCTGCTCGCGCGCCAGGAGGCCGTGGGCGAGTCCACGATCAGTCCGCGCGACGACGGCGACGGCTGGCGTATCGCGCAAGGAGACGTGACACTCGAGGTCCGCTCCAATCCGGTGCGCGTGGCGCTGTACCGCGGCGAGACCAAGGTCTTCGAGTCCGAGGTGTCCGCGCATACGCCCGCATTCGGCCACAATGCGCTGGATGACACCGAGGCGGCCGCCTGGACCGCCGGTTTCACGCTGGGCGCCAACGAGCGCGTCTACGGCCTGGGCGAAACCCCGGGCGACCTGAACCGGCGCGAAGAATCCGTCGTGTCCGACGATCCCGAGCACCGCGCGCTGCCCCTGGCCTGGAGCCCGCAAGGCTGGGGCGTCTATGTGAACACCATGCGCCGCGTCGAGCACGCGGTGGGCGCCGCGCCGGCGGAGTCGGCCTATGTGCTGACCGTCGACGACGCCGTGCTGGACCTGTTCCTGTTCGCCGGCGAGCCGGGCGAGATCCTGAACCAGTACACCGCGCTGACCGGCCGCGCCGGCCAGCCCGTGCTCTGGGCGATGGGCGCCTGGCTGCAGCAGGCCAGCGGCGAGATGCCCACGCAGACGGTGGCCTTGCTGGCGCGCATGCGCGAGAACCAGATTCCGGTCGACGCCGTGACGCTGGCCCAGCCGGCGGCCTGGGGCTTCCTGTCCGACAAGACCGTGTTCGAATGGGACGCCCAGCGCTTCCCGGATGCCAAGCAGATGCTGGCCCTGTTCCACAAGCACAACGTGCATGTGGCGGCCTCCGGCTTTCCGGGCGTGCTCAAGAGCAGCCCGCTGTTCGAGGAACTGGAAGACCGGGGCTGGCTGCTGTCGAAGGACGACGGCTCGGCGCAGGTGTTCGACGGTATTCCCGCGACGTCCGGCCAGCCTTACGGCCTGCTGGACCTGACCTACCGCGACATCTATAACCTCTGGGTCGAACGTCATCGCCAGCTGATCGAGGACGGGCTCGACGCGCCCGCCTGCGACGCGCAGATCGCCATTCCCGACGGCGTGAATGCGCGCAACGGCGAGACCGGCGCGGCGCTGCGCAGCATGTATCCCCTGCTGGTGCGGCGCGCGCTGTTCGATGCCGTGGCCGGCCTGAAGGTGCCGCCCGAGGGCGTGGTGCCCAGTTCCGATCTGTTCCCCGCGGCGCAGCGCCTGCCCTGGCAGACGGGCCCGCAGGCTGAAAACAGCTGGGACGGCCTGCGCCACACGTTGCGCACCGCCTTGTCGATCGGCGCCAGCGGCGTGCCCGTGCAGGTGCACGGCATCGGTTCGGCCTCGCGCGATCTGGCGGGCATGACGCCCGAGCTGTACCTGCGCTGGCTGGCCATGGGTGTGTTCTCCGCGAACTTCTCGTTCCAGGGCGTGAACGGCCTGATGCCCTGGGATTTCGGCGACGAGGTCCTGGCGCATGTCCGCACCTGGATGCAGTGGCGTTATCGCCTGGTGCCCTATGTGCTGGGCGCGATCGAGGATTCCGCGCGCACGGGCCTGCCGGTGCAGCGCTCGATGGCGCTGTCCTTCCCCAACGACGAGCATGCCCACGATTGGGATCTGCAATACCTGCTGGGCCCGGCCCTGCTGGTGGCGCCGATCACCGAGCCCGGCAAGAGCGTGCGGGTGTACCTGCCCAAGGGCGACGCCTGGTGGGACCTGAACACGGGCCATCGCTACGAAGGCGGCACCACCTGGACGCTGGAGTGCGAACTGGGCCAGTTCCCGGTGTTCGGCCGCGAAGGCCACATGCTCTGTCTCGGCCCCGCCGCCCAGCATACGGGCGAGTTCAACTCGGCCCGCATCCTGGACGAGGTCTGGATGTTCGGCATGCCGGTGCACAACCCCGTTGTCATGCGCAACAAGATCCGTGTCATGCAGATGCAGGGCTCGAGCTACATCAAGGGCCTGGAAGGCTTGCGCATCTCGCCGTCCGAGGGGCTGGAGGTCAAGCGCCGCGGCGCCGAGGTCCGTATCTCGCGGGCGCGCTGA
- a CDS encoding methionine ABC transporter ATP-binding protein, producing MIHIENLSKTYATPHGLFQALRGINLHIEQGEVFGIIGPSGAGKSTLVQCINLLERPNEGSIAIGGQPLTGLGEAQLRAQRRRIGMVFQGFNLLSRRTVYGNVALPLEIAGVPKSEIPARVERLLALVGLEHLRDRYPSQISGGQKQRVGIARALANDPDVLLSDEATSALDPETTHNILALLRDINRKTGVTVVMITHQMEVVREVCDRVAVLSQGEVVEMGSTREVFAQPRHEVTRAMVSAATASDLTDATLAAAKQRIETLAAAQPGQAVRLLRLSLTGNDASGAFLSDLSRQFSLDVGLVQARVEDIQGVAVGTMFVLVQGAPAAVKDAVAALAARDITVEEIAHEPATDRPAYYVAA from the coding sequence ATGATTCACATCGAGAACCTTTCCAAGACCTACGCCACGCCGCATGGCCTGTTCCAGGCCCTGCGCGGCATCAACCTGCACATCGAGCAGGGCGAGGTCTTCGGCATCATTGGTCCCAGCGGCGCTGGCAAGAGCACGCTGGTCCAGTGCATCAATTTGCTGGAGCGGCCGAATGAGGGCTCGATCGCCATCGGCGGCCAGCCGTTGACCGGCCTGGGCGAAGCGCAGCTGCGCGCGCAGCGCCGTCGCATCGGCATGGTGTTCCAGGGGTTCAACCTGCTGTCGCGCCGTACTGTGTACGGCAACGTCGCGCTGCCGCTGGAAATCGCCGGCGTGCCCAAGAGCGAGATCCCGGCGCGCGTGGAGCGCCTGCTGGCCCTGGTCGGCCTGGAGCACCTGCGCGACCGCTATCCCAGCCAGATCAGCGGCGGCCAGAAGCAGCGCGTGGGCATCGCGCGCGCGCTGGCCAATGACCCGGACGTGCTGCTCAGCGACGAGGCCACCTCGGCGCTGGATCCCGAAACCACGCACAACATCCTGGCCTTGCTGCGCGACATCAATCGCAAGACCGGCGTGACCGTGGTCATGATCACGCACCAGATGGAAGTGGTGCGCGAGGTCTGCGACCGCGTGGCCGTGCTGTCGCAAGGCGAAGTGGTGGAGATGGGCAGCACGCGCGAAGTGTTCGCGCAGCCGCGCCACGAAGTCACCCGCGCCATGGTGTCGGCGGCCACCGCGTCCGATCTGACCGACGCTACGCTGGCCGCCGCCAAGCAGCGCATCGAAACACTGGCCGCCGCCCAGCCTGGCCAGGCCGTGCGCCTGCTGCGCCTGTCGCTGACCGGCAATGACGCCTCGGGCGCCTTCCTATCCGATCTGTCCCGCCAGTTCTCGCTGGACGTGGGATTGGTGCAGGCCCGTGTAGAAGATATCCAGGGCGTGGCCGTGGGCACGATGTTCGTGCTGGTCCAAGGCGCGCCCGCCGCGGTCAAGGACGCCGTCGCGGCGCTGGCCGCCCGTGACATTACCGTTGAAGAAATTGCTCATGAGCCCGCAACTGATCGACCTGCTTATTACGTCGCTGCTTGA
- a CDS encoding methionine ABC transporter permease, whose amino-acid sequence MSPQLIDLLITSLLDTLLMVGVASAIAVLIGIPLGVTLTVTARGAMLENQPVNHVLGAIINATRSVPFVILMVAIIPFTRLVAQTSIGTTAAIVPLSVAAIPFMARIAENAMREVDPGLVTAARAMGASPMQIIVKVLLPEALPGLIAATIVTIVSLIGYSAMAGAIGGGGLGDLAIRYGYQRFQTEVMAAVVVVLIVLVQAIQSFGDRLVRRLSHR is encoded by the coding sequence ATGAGCCCGCAACTGATCGACCTGCTTATTACGTCGCTGCTTGACACCCTGCTGATGGTGGGGGTGGCCAGCGCCATCGCGGTGTTGATCGGCATCCCGCTCGGCGTGACGCTGACCGTCACGGCGCGTGGCGCCATGCTGGAAAACCAGCCGGTCAACCACGTGCTGGGCGCCATCATCAACGCCACGCGCTCGGTGCCCTTCGTGATCCTGATGGTCGCCATCATTCCGTTCACGCGGCTGGTGGCGCAGACCTCGATCGGCACCACCGCCGCCATCGTGCCGCTGTCGGTCGCGGCCATTCCCTTCATGGCCCGCATCGCCGAGAACGCCATGCGCGAAGTCGATCCGGGCCTGGTCACGGCGGCGCGCGCCATGGGCGCCTCGCCCATGCAGATCATCGTCAAGGTGCTGCTGCCCGAGGCGCTGCCCGGCCTGATCGCCGCCACCATCGTCACCATCGTCAGCCTGATCGGCTATTCCGCCATGGCGGGCGCGATCGGCGGCGGCGGCCTGGGCGACCTGGCCATCCGCTACGGCTACCAGCGTTTCCAGACCGAGGTCATGGCGGCGGTGGTGGTGGTGCTGATCGTGCTGGTGCAGGCCATCCAGAGCTTCGGCGACCGTCTCGTGCGCCGGCTCTCGCACCGCTGA